A region of the Lepidochelys kempii isolate rLepKem1 chromosome 24, rLepKem1.hap2, whole genome shotgun sequence genome:
agagactgggagtggctaagtcattatgcaaggtaacctatttccccttttagagtaacagccgtgtttgtctgcattcgcaaaaagaaaaggagtacttgtggcaccttagagactaaccaatttatttgagcataagctttcgtgagctacggtgatgaagtgagctgtagctcacgaaagcttatgctcaaataaattggttagtctctaaggtgccacaagtactccttttctttttgcaaatacagactaacacagctgttactctgaatcggtgtagcaactctgtctaatcagggtgatatcctagccagggcacaaggagagcataaaGGTTATTTGATTGTGTCACCTACTGATGGTGTGGAAACTTGTAGCAAGAAgaaaaagattcctgaacttgtgtgtggcaaagggaaggagaatgtttataaccttttatctaggaagtctataaatttgcctgaaaggggattgtgtaggaatccgcttGATGAGCCAGCGGTGATGCTGGATGTAtgtgagacccagaaagagtctgtttttgctcaggaaagtgttcctttcgagcaagccctaggtgaagagggtaagggcagaatttctgtgaagggtaaactgttgcacagaaaagcccctaaggaaaggaatcctcatggtaatctttgcaagcagtttactgcaactggagggtgtgaaagtgatttaatcaaggaAGTTTCAGtccctaacagccagaaattttctgttgtgaatggatccactgactttccttttgaaagatccagtgtgtggatagctttgaaaaggtctcagatggagtaaaAGCTGTTAAGGAATTTAAACAGCCCTATGAcgaagtggctgtgtttggccagcttgttggggagacaaggttgttgagagagGAATATCTCCATATAGGCTGGGGCTACACTTGCAGCTGTAGAACGCTTtgggttaaaccagccttcgtagagcgcagtagggaaagcgctgcagacTGTCCACACTAACAGtttcaagcgcactggcatgaccacatttgcagcacttgcagtggcattgggagcggtgcattatgggcagctatcccagctttcaagtggctgcaatgtgcttttcaaatgagaggggtggggtggagtgtgttgtgtgaatgtgtgtgggggggagagagtgggttttggtgTGCTGAGAGGGTGTCAGCacgctgtcttgtaagttcagccccccccccctccccgcttctcactcactcactcaaagcaaacagtaaatgTTTGTCCGATCAGATAAGCAGCCACTGtctgaaacagagctttgaaacgCACTTCTGCATTGGTTTCACCACAAAGGGAAGAGTGACCACTTGgtttaaggggattatgggacgtttatGGAGGTCAATCACAGCGCAGTAACTTCTCTTTCACACTGACTCTGGGGTGTCTCAGCCAATACGCAACAGCCATTATCcctctcgccgaggtggagtaccaggagcgctccagccatGGAATccgagcgctctacgtgccttgccaatGTGGACGGGGAGTAAGGTAAAGCGCTCTGGGCGGCTTTATTGTGGTACAAagtgcaagtgtagccaagcctgTAGATTCTGTGAGTGAACAGTCTGTGTCTCAGGTTCAGAGGGAAGACTGGGTAGATGGCAGGTCTACTCTCACCTCTAGACACTTTGGATATGACTTGTAGTCTCTCAGTGAACTTAACATCTAATTCTGTGTGGAAGCAGAAGTTGGTAAGGGAAGGACAACAGTTGTTAGTGAAAATGGATGGtatctctttaagacagagtccagccttggaatcAGTAGCAGTTAAGGATCTGAAAACTGGTGAACTGGCTCCTGTCTGGTAATGCAAATTACTTGACTGACTGGGAGAAGACTTGCTAATagctagtttcagagtagcagccctgttagtctgtatccgcaaaaagaaaaggagtacttgtggcaccttagagactaacacatttatttgagcataagctttcgtgagcttcagctcacttcatcggatgcatgcagcggAAAGGAGATtctccactacatgcatctgatgaagtgagctgtagctcacaaaagcttatgctcaaataaatctgttagtctctaaggtactacaagtcctccttttctttttgctaatagcTGTTAGCATAGACGGCACACCCAATCAGCCAGTGAATTCTGTTAAGCAAGAGAAATCAGGGTTTGATCCTTCAGGACAGGAAGGAAAGAGAGACcttaattttgcaaagggaagccacaggctaaccctaaaaggcccaaacctcaatggtattgagccaaaggtgtggcatgacaaaaatgattgtaaATGGACACTTGCAATGAATTTCTTGTTATTGCTAATGGTAATTCTTGTAACTAATGTGTTGCTATtaccaaaaactgtaaaaatgtGCAATGTGCCCAATCTTTTGGAAAATCCCTTGAATATGTTAAAAGCTATACATAAGATCACACTTTATGTAAAAGGCCTTGTTATGCTGATGTTGCACAGTTAATGCCTGTGAACAGTCTTGGAACTGATGTGCTGTATGaaaggggaaactaaggcacactACCAaattgctttcatggctaaatgccaagatttctATACCATGGACAACATCAATGTCTACATTGACTTGATGTTAATTGGGTTTcaaacatttgccagagcttgtatggataaagtagctatgTTCTtgagctcttggcaagatcacgtgagacatacaggaactacgctgcaagagcagatccaatccactattgttcTCACCAAGTTTTACCTTGAGTTTGTAAAGAGATTCATTCATGTTATAGAACATGACTTTGATAAACCATTTCTGTTATACACTGGTACGGCTTCTAACCCAATACTAACTGTAGTAAGACAGAACCAAGGATGGGGAGCTCTTGGGATGCAGTCAGTGATGTTTGTGTCATCCCTTCCTGCATCAATTTTGCTTTGGgggtgtgacattattgacataatctgggaccgtatagaacattgttgcaactaaggtcctgtagtggcaccaaatcttgtataaaagGGGTCAAATAAGGTATCTAAGACAAGGTtttggtttgctggttaggattatgctgtctatatgtgtgtatcatttttgtagttaaagttatgaatattggctctatactgtctgtatttcaaacttatgctatgcttctgagtgacaccccagacaagttggtgtcagctctgcctagcctgctggatggcccattaaggaccatcagctataccaatgacccactgagagaaggcagataggccttgtgactcagcaaagtatgcagggacttgcccatgtgactccaaactccattttgctgtaattttccacagtaagaacaaagaggtgttcttacacctggaaaagatgataaaaggctgatgccttatctccatctggtcttcaatcctgcttcttacctctggagggactttgctacaaacagaacctctaaacaaaggactgatgacccatcccagttgtggatgcactccagagacttgatttgaacctgccgtttattccatcactggtgcaagcctgaaccaagaactttgccattactggtCATGACCCGgttatgtaattgattccatttaaccaattcttgctctcatctatatctttttacttttatgaataaacctttagattctaaaggattggcgtgatttgtgggtaagatctgatttgtatattgacctgggtctggggcttgggtctttgggatcgagagaaccttttttcttttactggggtgtaGGTTTTCAtcaccatttgtccccataatgagtggcactggtggggatactgggaaactggagtgtcgaagggaattgcttgtgtgacttgtggttagccagtggggtgagaccaaagtctgctctgtttggctggtttggtttgccttagaggtggaaaaaccccagccttgggctgtaactgccctgcttgaatcatagaatatcaggggtggaagggacctcaggaggtcatccagtccaaccccctgctcaaagcaggaccaatccccagtttttggcccagatccctaaatggcccccttgaggattgaactcacaaccctgtgttcagcaggccaatgctcaaaccactgagctatgcctccccgCAATTTGTCCtgcattggcactctcagttgggtcccatcagaaccagcatcattacaacTGGCTACCACAGTAAACAGAGGGAGCCCCTGTGCAATAGCATGTGTGGAAAAGCCTGGTGGCCTTAGCTGGGCTGATCTGGAGCTAAGCTGTGAGCTAGGCCTCTCTGAGCAAAGGCTACTCTCCTGTTGCTTTTTTAGCCAATGATGCCGCCCCCCAGCCTCTGACCAATCCCAGGAGCACACGAAGCGCTTCAGCAACTCAGGTCAGTCTAACTTCAATATCTGGGCAGACAGGGGAACAAGGATTAGGAAATCCATTGGAAAGCCTCTAGAGAAGATCAGGGTGATAAGCAATAGCCAACCGCTTCATCGGAGGTTTTAAGACCAGGCTGGACAAACATTTGCCAAGGAGATCTTGATACGCTTAATCCTGCCAGCGTGGGGGATGGCCTGGCTCAGtcgttctcaaccaggggtacctgTATCAACGTGGGTACccccagaggtcttccagggggtacatcaactcatctagatatttgcctagctttacaacaggctacacataaagcactagtgaagtcagcaCAAATGACAATTCCATACAGATGCTACATATATAACCACATTAGACACTGAAATgtgagtacaatatttatattccaactgatttattttatatgataaaaatgagaaagtagcCATCTTTCAGTACCAGGgagctgtgacacttttgcatttttatgtctgattttgtaagcaagtagtgaAACCTGGGAggcacacaagacaaatcagacgcAAATAAGACCCCTGACAGGGGTACAGGAGTCTCGGAAGGTTGAGAGTTACATGGCTAGATGACCTCGAGGTCCCTTTCCACCCTACCTTTCTAGGAGATGTCTGTGTGTGGTTCTTGCCCCTATCTCTCTGTGCGATAGCTGAAACCACACTGAGATCTGCATACTCAGTTACGCAAGAACAGCAGTGATAAAGGAAAGCAGACAGCATAAGCAAGGAAATAGCATGgcctagagcagcggttctcaaacttcatggcacaatgacccctttctgacaacaaaaattactacacaaccccatgaggtggggggaccaaagcctgagcctgcctgagccccactgccctgggtgggagggcCAGAATGGaatcccaagggcttcagccccaggcagggggcttgtaacctgagccctgcagccCTTGGCTGAAGGCTTTTGCCCTGGGCGGTGgtgcttgggctttggccccagcatgtctaagccagccctggccacCCCATTAAAATAGGGTCGCAACCCACATTGGAATCCCAACCCACCGTTTGAGACCCGCTGGCCTAGAGCAGTGACTTTCGCACTTTAGCAAGCACAAAACCAGCGCAACGTGTCTCAGCACCAAAATGGTACCTCCCgtagcacagcgccccctaatgCCATGCCAGGGTCCTGCGGTCAGCCCTAGCCGCAAGGGGAGAGCGTCCCCGACTCAGACCCACCTTACTCCCTGCAGTACAGCACCCCTGAGCTCTGGGTGGGGGAATGGGGTCGGCTCCATGAGGAGAGAGTGCCCCCCTATTGAGCTCCCACCACCCCCTAGCACTGAACTGGGGCATTAGTATCAGCACTGACTGTGAGAGGAGAGAGCCCCCCTACTGAGGTCCCATCCCACTCCCTGAAGACAGCTGTTAAGAGAGGTCTCTGGAACGCCTGCCATTGTACTGCACTTATGGTGCATATTGAGGGGTCTGGTATTAGAAGAATCAATCTGGCTAAGAATCAGAAATAAAGACGTCAGTTGTATTTTAAGGCATTATTCATTGCCCTATCAGTGGCTCATGTGAAAGCTGCATCTGCTGCCCACATGGAGAAATCCCCAGCAAGCAGATTAGGAATAAACTTTCCATAACAGCACCCCTATAAATACCTGAGGGCTGGGGCTTGTTCTTTCATGTCCAACACACTAAGAGCATCCACCCTGGTCAGCACCAGAACCCATCACCAGCTCGTCAGACCCTAAGTGGGGACAGGAACAAGAGTCCAGAGCTTTCCCAGCCCCGCTGCATGCATTGCAGCTTCATTACAAATGTCACCCATGTAATCCAGTGAACGCTTTctccccacagctgctgcacCACACGGAGGAGACAAGATTGTCGGGGGATACGAGTGCACCCCCCATTCACAGCTCTGGCAGGTCTCCCTTAATGTCGGGTACCATTTCTGTGGTGGATCCCTCATTACGGACCAGTGGGTGGTGTCAGCTGCCCACTGCTGGTACTAGTAAGTGAGGAACTCAGCGTCTGTGTGTGCGTGTCACTGTGTCTTCATTGCAGTACCAGGGGGGTGGGAGCAGGCTGAGATTACAGGGGCTGGTAGGGCCTGTCCAGAGGGGCTCTGAGCCACCGTTTGTTTCCCAGCCCCAACTCCATGCAGGTGATCCTGGGAGACCACAACATCCAGGTCTTTGAACATACCGAGCACCTGATGCGCATCGAGACCATCATGTGGCACCCCAGCTATGACTACCAGACAATGGACCACGACATCATGCTCATCAAGTTGGCCCACCCTGTCCAGACTGACGCCTACGTCCAGCCCGTTCCCCTGCCGACCGCCTGCCCAgctgctggcacttcctgtgtGGTGTCGGGATGGGGCAATATCCTCAGTGACGGTGGTGAGTTTagccctctctctgtctcaggaGCTCCCAGGCTGCTCAACACCATCATCTGCTGATAACACGGCACACAATGTGCCAGGCATTTGTGGACGTCCCTGCCCAGAGAACTCCTAGTCCAAGCACAGACACGGAGaggcagggttggggggaggtACAGCAAACAGGGATTTTATACAAGTGGGGCACCCTGACCTGGCCTGCCAAACCGCACTGGAGCCCCCTTCCACAACCCTAGTGATGAGCTCTGAGCCCATCTCTGTGCACCCTCCACCCTGTATTGACACTGCCCGGACCTGGCCAGCTGGCACAGCCCAGAGGTTAGTGTCCACTGAGGCTGGCTGTGAACTGGTGCCTCGAACGGCGACAGGTGCATGGAGTTAGCACAAGGCACTTGTTCACATACCTGAGAAAACAAAGGCCGGATACAAGGTGATGGGTATTGCCAACAGTAACTAAACCATCCTCACatgtgccccttccccaccccacagggagcccaaccccattttacagagggggaactaaGCCAGAGCTCCTCCAGAGCTGTGGAAatagcccaggagtcctgactcccccgctccacacacaccctactctaacccactagcccctaTTCCTCCTTCAGAGCCaggataggacccaggagtcccagctcccggcccccccgctctaatccactagaccccacaccctcccagagttggggaggaaacccaggagtcctgactcccacgcccaccctgctctaacccactagcccctactcccctcccagagccagggagagaatcCAGGCACGCTCACACCCACTTTCACATTCAGAGTATTCTGCCTCCCTGACTAGTGTTCAGGATAGCGATTTTATCCCTCCAGGAtgcagcatgggaaggaggagaatgcCTAGTGCTAACAATTCCCCTCTACCTTTCAGTGTTCAGCCCATACAACCTGCAGTGCGTCAACATCCCCATCCTCAGCAACGCAGAGTGTGAGGGCTCCTACCCTGGGATGATCACCAACACCATGCTGTGCGCTGGCTACCTGGAGGGAGGCAAGGATGCATGCCAGGTGAGGGCTAATGGCCACGGCCCTGTCAGGCTGTTAGAGAGACTCTAGCCCTCCTGCCAGCAAACAGGGGGAAGGACCTGGGGACTGCATGCAGTATAATGGACTGGGGAGGTACGGTGACTTTAACCGTCTCTTAATTTGCTGGCATCTCCTTCCTCTCAACTTACACACAGGGAGACTCTGGTGGTCCACTGGTCTGCAACGGGGAGCTGCAGGGCATTGTGTCCTGGGGGATCGGCTGTGCCCAGAAGGACCAACCCGGTGTCTACACCAAAGtctgctccctgctgccctgGATCGAGAGTACCATGGCTGCCAACTAGTTCAGACAGAATGCTTCACGTCTGGGAACATGTACGCTCCCACCGCTCCACTGGACCCGGacgaggggaagagggagggcatCTCAGTGTGGGTTGGTGCACTACCACTGTAATGCATAGCCAGAGCGAGTGCAAGAGGTGGCAATAAATCCAGCTGACCCCACAAGTTATTCCTGTTTGTGTTGTGCTCTGGGTCCTGACGATTACAGGCTCagctaattaataataattaacatagCAACTAGccgttttaaggccagaagagacctaGTCCGATCCCCGGAACAGCACAAGCCAGAGAATCTTTCCCAGCGACTCCTGCACTATAGGGAAATGTTCTGCCCTCTTTGTGCCCCCTTTTTATTCAGTGCTTCTCAAACAGTCCCCGAACCTGCAATCAGATCCGAAGGCACAgaaggtcaccagggcctgacgACACAGATCCCGCTGCACACTCAGTGCCACGCAGTCACATCAGTAACTCACCCAGCGCCGCATGTTTGCACTTTCTGTAGTAAAGGGCACGGGTTTAAAAGTGTGCTGGGGCTGGGTGCTAGGCgccgacccccacccccagacactgCACACATATACCCTGAGaggtaagtttcagagtggtccttgtggcaccttagagactaacaaatttatttgggcagaagttAAGTTCCTCTCCGCCAGCCCCCATCAGAGTATTAAGGCTTTCAAGACAGATTGTGGAAACACAGGAAAGGCACATAGTGGGGTTGGGTGTTTCCGTGCAGTGCACAAcagtacaattttgggtttacactcccgagggggtgtgcacttgagtactaGGCAATTCCCGAGCTGAGTCTTCCCacgcagagctgatttcagtgtctgtgtctttctgcagctgggtgtgtccctacctgtgtgtgtgctggaggaggcttgagggcctggctcagcaggaaaGGGTGAGGGAGCcgaggctggtggaacaggcgggCTCAGATGTATCCCAGTATATCAGGTAGCACCCTGGAAGGTGGGGGGCTAGCCATCACAACAacagcataagaatggccataatgggtgtgaccatgcctcagtgggtcacaactgaggatgccaaattcaggacgaactgctgagaaatagggcagatacaccccaagactggtggctattcccccataggatataccaaaccagcaacaaaagtaaacttctgtcataaatataaagggaagggtaaacacctttaaaatccctcctggccagaggaaaaaccctttcacccctgtaaagggttaagaggctaggataacctcgctggcacttgaccaaaatgaccaataaggagacaagatactttccaaagctgggaggagggagaaaaacaaagggtctgtgtctgtctgtgtgatgcttttgctggggacagaacaggaatggagtcttacaatttagtaagtaatctatctaggtatgcgttagattatgatttctttaaatggctgagaaaataaactgtgctgaatggaatggatattcctgtctttgtgtctttttgtaacttaaggttttgcctagagggattctctatgttttgaatctaattaccctgtaaggtatttaccatcctgattttacagaggtgattctttttactttttcttctattaaaattcttcttgtaagacactgaatgcttttcttattgttcttaagatccaagggtttgggtctgtggtcacctatgcaaattggtgaggatttttatcaaaccttccccaggaagggggggcaaggttttggtgaggattttgaggggaaagacgtttccaaacgactctttcccaataataaacccggttagacgtttggtggtgacagtgaaagtccaagggcaaaagctaaaatagtttgtaccttggggaagtttaacctaagctggtaaaagtaagcttaggaggttttcatgcaggtccccacatctgtaccctatggttcagagtggggaaggaaccttgacatggtggcagagtggtgggattaacttgaaatcattttgagatcaatttgagattttttgtaccagaaacacagattttaaaagggaattttttttcctttgggctgctggaaagcaggtttccaACTGGAAGCAGTTGgagtttttttctctgctttggggccagagcaggaacgtggacttttgcagtctatgatgattatcctatccccatgctgttgggggaagacttggccaatcatgtgaagctagccaagagggtgggaatggtcacccgcagccaggctaaaccagccgtgacgcctagctctgttctggcaacttctaccaggacctggtcagaggtgatggacccggaccccatgccaatgtctgcaacagcagtagtggatccagtcccagagacccagacagagccagaacTGGAACCGGCGGAACAACTAGCACCAGACACATTGAccgcactgaatccagtacttgcaaccccaacaccagacggccccaccgaacctgaaccggcagcagcccataaccttacacaagaggctcagccggagcctgaaccccaacatagtgccccaacggagagcggttcacagtcaacggaaacagccccatcccctacatcacttccagagggaccaagcttcggtccacaatccaatgaggaactgatgtctccagcatcaagggaacagttccagaccaaacaggaagcagaggaaagcctccagagagcttggacggcggcatggagcaacgcaccgcctctcagctcttctaatcgatccatgtttgttgtagaaagaggaattttatacaaggaaactctttctggtggacaccaggaagactattctatgattctatgattctatgactggcatcctcagagacagttggtagttccaactaagtaccgggtcaagctcttgagcttagcccgcgatcatcctagtagccatgctggggtgaacaggaccaaagaccagttggggaggtcattccactgggagggaatgggcaaggatgtttttacctatgtccagtcttgtgaggtatgccaaaaagtgggaaaaccccaagaccaggtcaaagcccctctccagccactccccatcattgaagttccatttcagagagtagctgtggatattctgggtccttttccgaaaaagaccacccagaggaaagcagtacatactgactttcacggattttgccacccgatagccggaagcagtagctctaagcaacaccagggctaaaagtgtgtgccaggcactagcagacatttttgccagggtaggttggccctctgacatcctcacagatgcagggattaatttcctggcaggaactatggaaagcctttgggaagctcatggggtaaatcacttggtttgcactccttaccaccatcaaacaaatggcatggtggagaagtttaatggaactttgggggccatgatatgtaaattcataaatgagcactccaatgattgggacctagtgttgcagcagttgctctttgcctacagagctgtaccacatcccagtttagggttttcaccatttgaacttgtatatggccacgaggttaaggggccattacagttggtgaagcagcaa
Encoded here:
- the LOC140902656 gene encoding anionic trypsin-2-like; translation: MQVILGDHNIQVFEHTEHLMRIETIMWHPSYDYQTMDHDIMLIKLAHPVQTDAYVQPVPLPTACPAAGTSCVVSGWGNILSDGVFSPYNLQCVNIPILSNAECEGSYPGMITNTMLCAGYLEGGKDACQGDSGGPLVCNGELQGIVSWGIGCAQKDQPGVYTKVCSLLPWIESTMAAN